The following are from one region of the Polaribacter marinaquae genome:
- a CDS encoding formimidoylglutamase — protein MSQDFLTPIKDSVVASLLQQSQSCLGQHIQIHSKEEGFPDLENVQIAIFGVKEDRNSHNNFGCGEDLFKIREKFYQLFPGNWHTNIVDLGNVEKGNKVSDTYFAVKEIITSLIKENIIPVIIGGGQDITYVNYRAYDELEQSVNITAVDSRFDLGNLEGELSSQSYLSKIIMQEPNNLFNYCNVGYQTYFNSQEEIALLDNLFFDAYRLGKSKELENIEPAFRNADIVSIDIGAIRQSEAPANNNASPNGFYGQELCAISRYAGISDKVSSFGIYEYNSKLDNNNQTAHLIAQIIWYFIEGVNYRVKDYPFSGKENYQKFTVLFDDDEPLTFYKSNKSGRWWVEINILSNNKYKRHALIPCTYQDYTEATKQIIPEKWYKAMKKMV, from the coding sequence ATGAGCCAAGACTTTTTAACCCCTATAAAAGATTCGGTTGTTGCAAGTTTATTGCAGCAATCTCAGTCATGTTTGGGGCAACATATTCAAATTCATTCTAAAGAAGAAGGCTTTCCTGATTTAGAAAATGTTCAAATAGCTATTTTCGGAGTAAAAGAAGATCGAAATTCACATAACAACTTTGGTTGTGGTGAAGATTTGTTTAAAATCAGAGAAAAGTTTTATCAATTATTTCCAGGAAATTGGCACACAAATATTGTAGATTTAGGAAATGTAGAAAAAGGTAATAAGGTTTCTGATACTTATTTTGCCGTTAAAGAGATTATAACTTCTTTAATCAAAGAAAACATTATTCCTGTTATTATTGGCGGTGGTCAAGATATTACTTACGTAAATTACAGAGCTTATGACGAGCTAGAGCAATCTGTAAATATTACGGCTGTAGATAGTAGATTCGATTTAGGTAATTTAGAAGGCGAATTAAGTTCTCAATCTTACTTAAGTAAAATTATTATGCAAGAGCCTAATAATTTATTTAATTACTGCAACGTTGGGTACCAAACCTATTTTAACTCGCAAGAAGAAATAGCATTGTTAGATAATTTATTTTTTGATGCGTATCGATTAGGGAAATCTAAAGAATTAGAAAATATAGAGCCAGCATTTAGAAATGCAGATATTGTTTCTATAGATATTGGTGCTATTCGACAAAGTGAAGCACCCGCTAATAATAATGCCTCTCCAAACGGATTTTACGGTCAAGAACTTTGTGCAATTTCTAGATATGCAGGTATTAGCGATAAAGTTTCGTCTTTTGGTATTTACGAATACAATTCTAAGCTAGATAATAACAATCAAACAGCACATTTAATCGCACAAATTATTTGGTATTTTATAGAAGGAGTTAACTACAGAGTAAAAGATTATCCATTTTCCGGTAAAGAAAATTATCAGAAATTTACAGTTTTATTTGATGATGATGAACCTTTAACTTTTTACAAGAGTAATAAATCTGGTAGATGGTGGGTAGAAATAAATATTTTGTCAAATAATAAATACAAAAGACATGCGTTAATACCATGTACATATCAAGATTATACAGAAGCAACCAAGCAAATTATACCAGAAAAATGGTATAAAGCAATGAAAAAGATGGTATAG